A section of the Burkholderia mallei ATCC 23344 genome encodes:
- the recA gene encoding recombinase RecA, which produces MEESKKGSGLTAEKSKALAAALAQIEKQFGKGSIMRLGDGEAVEDIQVVSTGSLGLDIALGVGGLPRGRVVEIYGPESSGKTTLTLQVIAEMQKLGGTAAFIDAEHALDVQYASKLGVNVPELLISQPDTGEQALEIVDALVRSGSIDMIVIDSVAALVPKAEIEGEMGDALPGLQARLMSQALRKLTGTIKRTNCLVIFINQIRMKIGVMFGNPETTTGGNALKFYSSVRLDIRRIGSIKKNDEVIGNETRVKVVKNKVSPPFREAIFDILYGEGISRQGEIIDLGVQAKIVDKAGAWYSYSGEKIGQGKDNAREFLRENPEIAREIENRIRESLGVAAMPQGAGSEAEIMDEEE; this is translated from the coding sequence ATGGAAGAAAGCAAGAAAGGCTCCGGGCTGACTGCCGAAAAGAGCAAGGCGCTCGCCGCCGCGCTCGCGCAGATCGAGAAGCAGTTCGGCAAAGGGTCGATCATGCGGCTCGGCGACGGCGAGGCGGTCGAGGATATCCAGGTGGTGTCCACGGGCTCGCTCGGTCTCGATATCGCGCTCGGCGTCGGTGGCTTGCCGCGCGGCCGTGTGGTCGAAATCTACGGGCCGGAATCGTCCGGCAAGACGACGCTCACGCTGCAGGTGATCGCCGAGATGCAGAAGCTCGGCGGCACGGCGGCGTTCATCGACGCGGAGCACGCGCTCGACGTCCAGTATGCGTCGAAGCTCGGCGTGAACGTGCCGGAGCTGCTGATCTCGCAGCCGGACACGGGTGAGCAGGCGCTCGAAATCGTCGACGCGCTGGTCCGCTCGGGCTCGATCGACATGATCGTCATCGACTCGGTCGCGGCGCTCGTGCCGAAGGCCGAAATCGAAGGCGAGATGGGCGACGCGCTGCCCGGCCTGCAGGCCCGCCTGATGTCGCAGGCGCTGCGCAAGCTGACGGGCACGATCAAGCGCACGAACTGCCTCGTGATCTTCATCAACCAGATCCGGATGAAGATCGGCGTGATGTTCGGCAACCCGGAAACCACGACGGGCGGCAACGCGCTGAAGTTCTACTCGTCAGTGCGTCTCGACATTCGCCGGATCGGCTCGATCAAGAAGAACGACGAGGTGATCGGCAACGAAACGCGCGTGAAGGTCGTCAAGAACAAGGTGTCGCCGCCGTTCCGCGAAGCGATCTTCGACATCCTGTACGGCGAAGGCATTTCGCGCCAGGGCGAGATCATCGATCTCGGCGTGCAGGCGAAGATCGTCGACAAGGCGGGCGCGTGGTACAGCTATAGCGGCGAGAAGATCGGCCAGGGCAAGGACAACGCGCGCGAATTCCTGCGCGAAAATCCGGAAATCGCGCGCGAGATCGAGAATCGCATTCGCGAGTCGCTCGGAGTCGCCGCGATGCCGCAGGGCGCCGGTTCCGAGGCCGAGATCATGGACGAAGAGGAGTAA
- a CDS encoding MFS transporter, with translation MATVGGQIAHAPMTGDEKRVIFASSLGTVFEWYDFYLAGSLAAYISKSFFSGVNPTAVFIFTLLGFAAGFAVRPFGAIVFGRLGDLVGRKHTFLITIVIMGISTFVVGFLPGYASIGIAAPVIFIAMRLLQGLALGGEYGGAATYVAEHAPSHRRGFYTSWIQTTATLGLFLSLLVILGVRTAIGEEAFGSWGWRVPFVASILLLAVSVWIRLQLNESPVFLRIKAEGKTSKAPLTEAFGQWKNLKIVILALIGLTAGQAVVWYTGQFYALFFLTQTLKVDGASANILIALALLIGTPFFVFFGSLSDRIGRKPIILAGCLIAALTYFPLFKALTHFANPALEAATQKAPITVVANPDECSFQFNPVGTAKFTSSCDIAKSALAKSGLNYENVAAPAGTLAQIKIGDTAIATYDGKAADAKDQAKAFDKTLASTLKAAGYPAKADPARLNWPMTTVILAILVIYVTMVYGPIAAMLVEMFPTRIRYTSMSLPYHIGNGWFGGFLPATAFAIVAAKGDIYSGLWYPIGVALVTFVIGLLFVKETKDSNIYAQD, from the coding sequence ATGGCAACGGTTGGCGGACAAATTGCGCACGCGCCGATGACGGGCGACGAAAAGCGCGTGATCTTCGCATCGTCGCTCGGCACCGTGTTCGAGTGGTACGACTTCTATCTGGCCGGCTCGCTCGCGGCCTACATCAGCAAGAGCTTCTTTTCAGGCGTCAACCCGACCGCCGTGTTCATCTTCACGCTGCTCGGCTTCGCGGCGGGCTTCGCCGTCCGACCGTTCGGCGCGATCGTGTTCGGCCGCCTCGGCGACCTCGTGGGACGCAAGCATACGTTCCTCATCACGATCGTGATCATGGGGATCTCGACGTTCGTCGTCGGCTTCCTGCCGGGCTACGCGTCGATCGGCATCGCCGCGCCCGTGATCTTCATCGCGATGCGGCTGCTGCAAGGCCTCGCGCTCGGCGGCGAATACGGCGGCGCGGCGACATATGTGGCCGAGCATGCACCCTCGCACCGCCGCGGCTTCTATACGTCGTGGATCCAGACGACCGCGACGCTCGGCCTGTTCCTGTCGCTCCTCGTGATTCTCGGCGTGCGCACCGCGATCGGCGAGGAAGCATTCGGCAGTTGGGGCTGGCGCGTGCCGTTCGTCGCGTCGATCCTGCTGCTCGCCGTATCCGTGTGGATCCGCCTGCAACTGAACGAATCGCCGGTGTTCCTGCGGATCAAGGCCGAGGGCAAGACGTCGAAGGCGCCGCTCACCGAAGCGTTCGGCCAGTGGAAGAACCTGAAGATCGTGATCCTCGCGCTCATCGGGCTGACGGCGGGCCAGGCGGTGGTCTGGTACACGGGCCAGTTCTATGCGCTCTTCTTCCTCACGCAGACGCTGAAGGTCGACGGCGCGAGCGCGAACATCCTGATCGCGCTCGCCCTTCTGATCGGCACGCCGTTCTTCGTGTTCTTCGGCTCGCTGTCCGACAGGATCGGCCGCAAGCCGATCATCCTCGCCGGCTGCCTGATCGCCGCGCTCACCTACTTCCCGCTCTTCAAGGCGCTCACGCACTTCGCGAATCCGGCGCTCGAGGCGGCGACGCAAAAGGCGCCGATCACGGTGGTCGCCAATCCCGACGAATGCTCGTTCCAGTTCAACCCGGTGGGCACGGCGAAGTTCACGTCGTCCTGCGACATCGCGAAAAGCGCGCTCGCGAAATCGGGCCTCAATTACGAGAACGTCGCCGCGCCGGCGGGCACGCTTGCGCAGATCAAGATCGGCGACACGGCGATCGCCACGTACGACGGCAAGGCCGCCGACGCAAAAGACCAGGCGAAGGCGTTCGACAAGACGCTCGCGTCGACGCTGAAGGCGGCGGGCTACCCGGCGAAAGCCGACCCGGCCCGGCTCAACTGGCCGATGACGACGGTGATCCTCGCGATACTCGTGATCTACGTGACGATGGTGTACGGGCCGATCGCGGCGATGCTGGTCGAGATGTTCCCGACGCGGATTCGCTATACGTCGATGTCGCTGCCGTATCACATCGGCAACGGCTGGTTCGGCGGCTTCCTGCCGGCGACGGCGTTCGCGATCGTCGCGGCGAAGGGCGACATCTATTCGGGGCTCTGGTATCCGATCGGCGTCGCGCTCGTCACGTTCGTGATCGGACTGCTGTTCGTGAAGGAAACCAAGGATTCGAATATCTACGCGCAGGATTGA
- a CDS encoding sensor histidine kinase: MATPVRPAHASRRASAAAPDTDAARDARYENPFAPPDEADAAEGTRPRSLFGEILDWMLAPLLLLWPMSIAITYLVAKTIANGPFDRALETDAYVLARQITPINGVAELRLPQATLDFLRADNVDSLYFQVLGTRGELVAGEADLPLPRDDLLRGNDVRVAYTSVALQGATGSQPVLVQVGETLDKRNALANDIIKGVILPQFVILPLAILLVWFGLSRGLAPLTALQAHIRGRRPDDLSPVEARRAPPEIEPLVTSFNDLLARLEQNITLQKRFIADAAHQMKTPLAGLRTQAEFALRHEVNADVAHSLEQIATSSEQAARLVTQLLALARAENRATGLTFEPVEIASLARQAVRDWVQAALAKQMDLGYESPDTDAPLRIDGQPVMLREMLGNLIDNAIRYTPAGGRITVRVRAERAAGPVHLEVEDTGPGIPPNERERVVERFYRILGREGDGSGLGLAIVREIVAQHGGTLTIDDNVYQTSPRLAGTLVRVSIGLRQEAPE, translated from the coding sequence ATGGCCACGCCGGTTCGTCCCGCCCACGCCTCGCGCCGCGCGAGCGCCGCGGCGCCCGATACGGATGCCGCGCGCGACGCGCGCTACGAGAACCCGTTCGCGCCGCCGGACGAAGCCGACGCCGCCGAAGGCACCCGCCCGCGCTCGCTGTTCGGCGAGATTCTCGACTGGATGCTCGCGCCGCTCCTTCTGCTGTGGCCGATGAGCATCGCCATCACCTACCTCGTCGCGAAAACGATCGCGAACGGCCCGTTCGACCGCGCGCTCGAGACCGACGCTTACGTGCTCGCCCGGCAGATCACGCCCATCAACGGCGTCGCCGAACTGAGACTGCCGCAGGCGACGCTCGACTTCCTGCGCGCCGACAACGTCGACAGCCTCTATTTCCAGGTGCTCGGCACGCGCGGCGAACTCGTCGCGGGCGAAGCCGACCTGCCGCTGCCGCGCGACGATCTGCTGCGCGGCAACGACGTGCGCGTCGCATACACGAGCGTCGCGCTGCAGGGCGCGACGGGCTCGCAGCCCGTGCTCGTGCAGGTCGGCGAGACGCTGGACAAGCGCAACGCGCTCGCCAACGACATCATCAAGGGCGTGATCCTGCCGCAATTCGTGATCCTGCCGCTCGCGATCCTGCTCGTCTGGTTCGGGCTGTCGCGCGGGCTCGCGCCGCTCACCGCGCTGCAGGCGCACATTCGCGGCCGGCGCCCGGACGATCTGTCGCCCGTCGAGGCGCGGCGCGCGCCGCCCGAGATCGAGCCGCTCGTCACGTCGTTCAACGATCTGCTCGCGCGTCTCGAACAGAACATCACGCTGCAAAAGCGCTTCATCGCCGACGCCGCGCACCAGATGAAAACGCCGCTCGCCGGCCTGCGCACGCAGGCGGAATTCGCGCTGCGCCATGAAGTGAACGCCGACGTCGCACATTCGCTCGAACAGATCGCGACGAGCTCCGAGCAGGCGGCGCGACTCGTCACGCAACTGCTCGCGCTCGCGCGCGCGGAAAATCGCGCGACGGGGCTCACGTTCGAGCCCGTCGAGATCGCGTCGCTCGCGCGGCAGGCGGTGCGCGACTGGGTGCAGGCCGCGCTCGCGAAGCAGATGGATCTCGGCTACGAAAGCCCGGACACCGACGCCCCGCTTCGCATCGACGGACAGCCGGTGATGCTGCGCGAGATGCTCGGCAACCTGATCGACAACGCGATTCGCTACACGCCGGCGGGCGGCCGCATCACCGTGCGCGTGCGCGCCGAGCGCGCGGCGGGCCCCGTGCATCTCGAAGTCGAGGACACGGGCCCCGGCATTCCGCCGAACGAGCGCGAGCGGGTGGTCGAGCGCTTCTACCGGATCCTCGGCCGCGAAGGCGACGGCAGCGGGCTCGGCCTTGCGATCGTCCGCGAGATCGTCGCGCAACACGGCGGCACGCTGACGATCGACGACAACGTCTATCAGACGTCGCCGCGCCTCGCGGGCACGCTCGTGCGCGTGAGCATCGGCTTACGGCAAGAGGCCCCGGAATAA
- a CDS encoding methyl-accepting chemotaxis protein: MRANLPVTQREYDFPDDATLMSTTDPQSYVTYANAAFIQVSGFERDEIIGEPHNFVRHPDMPTEAFADMWATLKAGRSWTAVIKNRRKDGDHYWVRANATPVIRNGQLVGYMSVRTKPSREEIAQADALYRDLREHRARGRKFHQGLVVRTGLFGWMSLLQTMSARWRVRAALLAGSAWTAFLFGLHGVMFEGFAATETVLLLLAECWLAAQITAPLQRVLKQSLAVAAGQAGDNVHLNRVDEIGMIMRAVNQAGLNLRSLVDDVSEQLSGLQGASGKIAAGNDDLSGRSEQAAASLEETAASMEQMTATVRNNADTATQAGQLAGSTSAAAEKGDAVVGQVVATMGEISASSRKISEIIGVIDSIAFQTNILALNAAVEAARAGEQGRGFAVVAAEVRTLAQRSANAAKEIAALIHDSVQKTAAGSALVDQAGDAMNEIRSQVAQVAGLIGEIGSATREQSDGIGQVNVAVTQLDKMTQQNAALVQESASTADELKRRTQRLVDAVAVFRVNARVPARHDDARAPRAGAAAAMRERASVARPRPAMRAAPAPSLALANASTAQAPARATANADADWQTF, translated from the coding sequence ATGCGCGCCAATCTTCCAGTGACTCAGCGGGAATACGATTTTCCCGACGATGCGACCCTGATGTCGACGACCGACCCTCAGAGCTACGTGACGTACGCGAACGCCGCGTTCATTCAGGTGAGCGGGTTCGAGCGCGACGAAATCATCGGCGAGCCGCACAATTTCGTTCGGCATCCCGACATGCCGACCGAAGCGTTCGCCGACATGTGGGCGACGCTGAAGGCCGGCCGCTCGTGGACGGCGGTCATCAAGAACCGCCGCAAGGACGGCGATCATTACTGGGTGCGCGCGAACGCGACACCCGTGATTCGCAACGGCCAGCTCGTCGGCTACATGTCGGTGCGCACGAAGCCGTCGCGTGAGGAGATCGCGCAGGCGGATGCGCTCTATCGTGATCTGCGCGAACATCGCGCGCGCGGCAGGAAGTTTCACCAGGGCCTCGTCGTGCGCACCGGGCTCTTCGGATGGATGTCGCTGCTGCAGACGATGAGCGCGCGCTGGCGCGTTCGCGCGGCGCTGCTCGCCGGCTCGGCATGGACGGCGTTCCTCTTCGGGCTGCACGGCGTGATGTTCGAAGGCTTCGCCGCCACCGAGACGGTGCTGCTGCTGCTCGCGGAGTGCTGGCTCGCCGCGCAGATCACGGCGCCGCTGCAACGCGTGCTGAAGCAATCGCTCGCGGTCGCCGCGGGCCAGGCGGGCGACAACGTCCATCTGAACCGCGTCGACGAGATCGGCATGATCATGCGTGCGGTCAATCAGGCGGGGCTCAATCTGCGCTCGCTCGTCGACGACGTGAGCGAGCAGCTATCCGGCCTGCAAGGCGCGAGCGGCAAGATCGCCGCGGGCAACGACGATCTGAGCGGCCGCAGCGAGCAGGCGGCCGCGAGCCTCGAGGAAACCGCCGCGTCGATGGAGCAGATGACCGCGACGGTGCGCAACAACGCGGACACCGCGACGCAAGCGGGTCAGCTCGCGGGCTCGACGAGCGCGGCGGCCGAGAAAGGCGATGCGGTGGTCGGCCAGGTGGTGGCGACGATGGGCGAGATCAGCGCGTCGAGCCGCAAGATCAGCGAGATCATCGGCGTGATCGACAGCATCGCGTTCCAGACGAACATCCTCGCGCTGAACGCGGCCGTCGAGGCGGCCCGGGCCGGCGAGCAAGGGCGCGGCTTCGCGGTAGTCGCGGCCGAAGTGCGCACGCTCGCGCAGCGCAGCGCGAACGCGGCGAAGGAAATCGCGGCGCTGATTCACGACAGCGTGCAGAAAACGGCGGCGGGCAGCGCGCTCGTCGATCAGGCGGGCGACGCGATGAACGAGATCCGCTCGCAAGTCGCGCAAGTCGCGGGGCTGATCGGCGAGATCGGCTCGGCGACGCGCGAGCAGTCCGACGGCATCGGCCAAGTCAACGTCGCCGTGACGCAGTTGGACAAGATGACGCAACAGAACGCCGCGCTCGTGCAGGAATCGGCCTCGACGGCCGACGAACTGAAACGCCGCACCCAGCGGCTCGTCGATGCGGTGGCGGTGTTTCGCGTGAACGCGCGCGTGCCCGCCCGACACGACGATGCGCGCGCGCCGCGGGCCGGCGCGGCCGCCGCGATGCGCGAGCGCGCGTCCGTCGCGCGGCCGCGGCCAGCGATGCGCGCGGCGCCCGCTCCGTCGCTCGCGCTCGCGAACGCCTCGACGGCGCAAGCCCCCGCGCGGGCGACGGCGAACGCGGATGCCGACTGGCAGACGTTCTGA
- a CDS encoding response regulator transcription factor, translating to MRILIAEDDSILADGLTRSLRQSGYAVDHVRNGVEADTALSMQTFDLLILDLGLPRMSGLEVLRRLRARNSNLPVLILTAADSVDERVKGLDLGADDYMAKPFALNELEARVRALTRRGAGGGPTVVRHGLLSFDQVGRIAYANERVLELSARELGLLEVLLQRIGRLVSKEQLVDHLCEWGEEVSNNAIEVYVHRLRKKIEPSGVRITTVRGLGYCLEKAAPAGASDAPNAAASPAAEAVAGQPVR from the coding sequence ATGCGAATTCTCATCGCCGAAGACGACAGCATACTAGCGGACGGCCTCACCCGGTCACTCCGCCAATCGGGCTATGCCGTCGATCACGTGAGGAACGGCGTCGAGGCCGACACGGCCCTGTCGATGCAGACTTTCGACCTGCTGATCCTCGATCTCGGCCTGCCCAGAATGTCCGGCCTCGAGGTGCTGCGCCGCCTGCGCGCGCGCAACTCGAACCTGCCCGTGCTGATCCTGACGGCCGCCGACAGCGTCGACGAGCGCGTGAAAGGGCTCGACCTGGGCGCCGACGACTACATGGCGAAGCCGTTCGCGCTCAACGAACTCGAGGCGCGCGTGCGCGCGCTGACGCGGCGCGGCGCGGGAGGCGGGCCGACCGTCGTGCGGCATGGCTTGCTGTCGTTCGACCAGGTCGGCCGGATCGCCTATGCGAACGAACGCGTGCTCGAGCTGTCCGCGCGCGAGCTCGGGCTGCTCGAGGTGCTGCTGCAGCGCATCGGCCGGCTGGTGTCGAAGGAGCAGCTCGTCGATCACCTGTGCGAATGGGGCGAGGAAGTCAGCAACAACGCGATCGAGGTCTACGTCCACCGGCTGCGCAAGAAGATCGAGCCGAGCGGCGTGCGGATCACGACCGTGCGCGGCCTCGGCTACTGCCTCGAGAAAGCCGCGCCCGCGGGCGCGAGCGACGCGCCGAACGCCGCCGCGTCGCCGGCGGCCGAGGCCGTCGCCGGCCAGCCGGTGCGCTAG
- a CDS encoding IS3-like element IS407 family transposase (programmed frameshift), producing the protein MKKRFTEQQIIGFLKEAEAGMPVKELCRKHGFSDASFYTWRAKFGGMEVSEARRLKGLEVENARLKKLLAEAMLDMEALKVVVKGKPLSPQAKREAVLAIREKVNISERRACRLVGLSRSVLHYDAKPDHENEVLAARLVKLAHERRRFGYRRLHALVEREGTHANHKRIYRLYREAGLAVRRRRKRHGVMIEREQLALPGAPNEVWSIDFVMDALSNGRRVKCLTVVDDFTKEAVDIVVDHGISGLYVARALDRAARFRGYPKAVRTDQGPEFTSRALDQWAYANGVTLKLIQAGKPTQNAYIESFNGKFRDECLNEHWFTTLAHARAVIAAWRQDYNEQRPHSALNYLAPSEFAAKHRATADAPAAFQELV; encoded by the exons ATGAAGAAGCGCTTTACGGAACAGCAAATCATCGGGTTTCTGAAGGAAGCCGAGGCCGGTATGCCGGTCAAGGAACTGTGCAGGAAGCATGGGTTCAGTGACGCGTCGTTCTACACCTGGCGCGCGAAGTTCGGCGGCATGGAAGTCTCGGAAGCCCGCCGGCTCAAGGGCCTCGAGGTGGAGAATGCCCGACTGAAGAAACTGCTGGCCGAAGCAATGCTCGATATGGAAGCGTTGAAGGTTGTCGTCAAGGGAAAGC CCCTGAGCCCGCAAGCCAAACGCGAAGCAGTGTTGGCGATTCGGGAGAAGGTCAACATCTCCGAGCGCCGCGCCTGCCGGCTTGTCGGGCTTTCTCGCAGCGTGCTGCATTACGACGCGAAGCCGGACCACGAGAATGAGGTGCTCGCGGCGCGTCTGGTGAAGTTGGCGCACGAACGTCGTCGATTCGGCTACCGCCGACTGCACGCCCTGGTGGAACGCGAAGGCACGCACGCCAATCACAAGCGCATCTATCGCCTGTACCGTGAGGCAGGGCTGGCTGTGCGGCGCCGTCGCAAGCGCCACGGCGTCATGATTGAGCGCGAGCAACTGGCATTGCCGGGCGCACCCAACGAGGTATGGTCAATCGATTTCGTGATGGATGCGCTTTCCAACGGCCGGCGCGTGAAGTGCCTGACCGTCGTCGACGATTTCACGAAAGAGGCTGTCGACATCGTCGTCGACCATGGCATCTCAGGTTTGTATGTCGCTCGGGCATTGGACCGTGCAGCTCGCTTCCGTGGCTATCCCAAGGCGGTGCGAACAGACCAGGGACCCGAATTTACGAGCCGCGCGCTTGACCAGTGGGCGTATGCGAACGGCGTCACGCTGAAGTTGATTCAGGCGGGCAAGCCCACGCAGAATGCGTACATCGAATCGTTCAACGGCAAGTTCCGCGACGAATGCCTTAACGAGCACTGGTTCACGACGCTCGCGCACGCTCGGGCAGTCATCGCGGCATGGCGTCAGGACTACAACGAGCAAAGGCCGCACAGCGCACTGAACTACCTTGCGCCGTCAGAGTTTGCGGCGAAACATCGGGCAACCGCGGACGCTCCTGCCGCTTTCCAGGAGTTGGTTTAA
- a CDS encoding HD domain-containing phosphohydrolase, whose translation MNGTEESTTPIAPDAPQPHAADHARSAGSACAGADGGAPAAPVILIVDDEPSILSALKRLLRTARYQVVTAESGAAALDVLAVGEVDLIISDMRMPCMTGAEFLARAQTLHPDTMRILLTGYSEIDAVVSAINEGGVYRYLNKPWDDHDLLLTVRQALEQRRLRQETARLFALTQKQNEELVAFSTELEAQVHARTEEIRQTVMFLEDAQRDLKRNFMTMIQVGANMIELRCGVMGGESRRIGELAKRLALALDMSELQAQDLYFAGLLHGIGKLSLPDELLRKSIDRMSAEESRLYHQHPLRAQMVLTPVTQLNHVAHIIRHQYERFNGRGTPDGLAGDDIPLGSRILAIARDYEGLQRGGVVNQRLQSEQAIALIKSQAGLRYDRQVVDRFVALVKDLATLGCNTPYARITGGQLLEGMRLADDLRTSRGVLLMTKGSVVSAHQVALVRRYEAQESTPFAILIQTTTLAEAAASAGREC comes from the coding sequence GTGAACGGAACCGAGGAATCGACAACGCCCATCGCGCCGGATGCGCCGCAGCCGCATGCGGCCGATCACGCGCGCAGCGCCGGTTCCGCCTGCGCCGGCGCGGACGGTGGCGCGCCCGCCGCGCCCGTGATCCTGATCGTCGACGACGAGCCGAGCATCCTGTCCGCGCTCAAGCGCCTGCTGCGCACCGCGCGCTACCAGGTCGTGACGGCCGAGAGCGGCGCCGCGGCACTCGACGTGCTCGCCGTCGGCGAAGTCGACCTGATCATCTCCGACATGCGGATGCCCTGCATGACGGGCGCCGAATTCCTCGCGCGCGCGCAGACCCTCCATCCGGACACGATGCGCATCCTGCTCACCGGCTATTCCGAGATCGACGCGGTGGTGAGCGCGATCAACGAAGGCGGCGTGTATCGCTATCTGAACAAGCCGTGGGACGATCACGACCTGCTGCTCACGGTCAGGCAGGCGCTCGAGCAAAGACGCCTGCGCCAGGAGACCGCGCGCCTGTTCGCGCTCACGCAGAAGCAGAACGAAGAGCTCGTCGCGTTCAGCACGGAGCTCGAAGCGCAGGTGCACGCGCGCACCGAGGAAATCCGGCAGACCGTGATGTTTCTCGAAGATGCGCAGCGCGACCTGAAGCGCAATTTCATGACGATGATCCAGGTCGGCGCGAACATGATCGAGCTGCGCTGCGGCGTGATGGGCGGCGAGTCGCGGCGCATCGGCGAACTCGCGAAGCGCCTCGCGCTCGCGCTCGACATGAGCGAGCTGCAAGCGCAGGATCTGTATTTCGCCGGCCTCCTGCACGGAATCGGCAAGCTGTCGCTGCCCGACGAGCTGCTGCGCAAATCGATCGACCGAATGAGCGCCGAAGAAAGCCGGCTGTACCACCAGCATCCGCTGCGCGCGCAGATGGTGCTCACGCCCGTCACGCAGCTCAATCACGTCGCGCACATCATTCGTCACCAGTATGAGCGCTTCAACGGGCGCGGCACGCCCGACGGCCTCGCGGGCGACGACATTCCGCTCGGCTCGCGCATCCTCGCGATCGCGCGCGACTACGAGGGATTGCAGCGCGGCGGCGTCGTCAATCAGCGCCTGCAGTCCGAGCAGGCGATCGCGCTCATCAAGTCGCAGGCGGGGCTGCGCTACGATCGGCAAGTCGTCGATCGCTTCGTCGCGCTCGTGAAGGATCTGGCGACGCTCGGCTGCAACACGCCGTATGCGCGGATCACGGGCGGCCAGTTGCTCGAAGGCATGCGGCTCGCCGACGATCTGCGCACGAGCCGCGGCGTGCTGCTGATGACGAAGGGCAGCGTCGTGTCCGCGCACCAGGTCGCGCTCGTGCGGCGCTACGAGGCCCAGGAAAGCACGCCGTTCGCGATCCTGATCCAGACGACGACGCTAGCCGAAGCCGCGGCGAGCGCCGGGCGCGAATGCTGA
- a CDS encoding DUF4142 domain-containing protein, translated as MTRRSTFSLAGACAAALFAFATAASAQNAPAPTQPRPEAAADTRLHEADQAFVTDATKAVSTQRDAARIADSRSSDRAVKAFAARVAADNEKLSQALRAASPRGVDVPHNDPDPAVLDGIKNLRGDAFDKAYIEQVALDGNRKALSVFQAEIASGRNEQLKNAARKGLPVIQAHYQAAQELASRKHLTSDASK; from the coding sequence ATGACTCGCCGCTCCACTTTTTCGCTCGCCGGCGCGTGTGCCGCCGCGCTATTCGCCTTCGCGACCGCCGCATCCGCGCAGAACGCGCCCGCGCCGACGCAGCCGCGCCCCGAAGCCGCCGCCGACACGCGCTTGCACGAAGCCGATCAGGCTTTCGTCACCGACGCGACGAAGGCCGTATCGACGCAGCGCGACGCGGCGCGCATCGCGGATTCGCGCTCGAGCGACCGCGCGGTGAAGGCGTTCGCCGCGCGCGTCGCGGCCGACAACGAGAAGCTGTCGCAGGCGCTGCGCGCCGCGAGTCCGCGCGGTGTCGACGTGCCGCACAACGATCCCGATCCGGCCGTGCTCGACGGCATCAAGAACCTGCGCGGCGACGCGTTCGACAAGGCGTATATCGAGCAGGTCGCGCTCGACGGCAACCGCAAGGCGCTGTCGGTGTTCCAGGCCGAGATCGCATCGGGCCGCAACGAGCAGTTGAAGAATGCCGCGCGCAAGGGCTTGCCGGTGATCCAGGCGCACTACCAGGCGGCTCAGGAACTCGCGAGCCGCAAGCACCTGACGAGCGACGCATCGAAGTAA